One segment of Solanum lycopersicum chromosome 1, SLM_r2.1 DNA contains the following:
- the LOC101263057 gene encoding serine/arginine-rich splicing factor RS41 isoform X4 → MTISDPVAAVEFLHTDFSFPFPPSPLIRGGVLGGFAFIYMEDERDADDAIRRLDRIEFGKKGRRLRVEWTKDRGSRRPEISRKPAANTRPSKTLFVINFDPVHTQTRDIEKYFEPYGRISNVRIRKNFAFVQYESVDDASRALEATNMSKFMDRVISVEFAIRDDDDRRNGRSPDRRGRDMSPDRRGYDRRRSPSPYRRDRGSPDYGRGAPLNSRPQTRRSPEYGRAESPVNERYHSRSPPPRERSRS, encoded by the exons ATGACCATCTCGGATCCAGTGGCAGCTGTTGAGTTCCTTCATACAGATTTTTCTTTCCCCTTCCCCCCTTCCCCCCTCATTCGTGGGGGGGTTTTGGGTG GATTTGCTTTCATTTATATGGAGGACGAGCGAGATGCTGATGATGCAATTAGAAGGCTTGACAGGATAGAGTTTGGTAAAAAGGGACGCAGGCTTCGTGTAGAATGGACTAAG GATCGTGGTAGTAGGAGGCCTGAAATTTCCAGAAAACCTGCTGCGAATACTAGACCTTCAAAGACTTTATTTGTCATCAATTTTGATCCAGTTCATACTCAGACAAGGGACATAGAGAAGTATTTTGAACCATATGGTAGAATATCAAATGTTCGAATTAGAAAGAATTTCGCGTTTGTTCAGTATGAGTCAGTGGATGATGCTAGCAGAGCATTAGAAGCAACAAACATGAG CAAGTTCATGGATCGAGTTATTTCTGTGGAATTTGCAATTCGAGACGATGATGACAGGAGAAATGGTCGCAGTCCTGACAGGAGAGGCCGTGACATGTCGCCTGACAGAAGAGGTTATGATCGTCGGCGTTCCCCTAGCCCATATAGAAGGGATAGGGGTAGTCCTGACTATGGACGTGGAGCACCTCTAAACTCAAGGCCTCAGACCAGGAGAAGTCCTGAGTATGGTCGAGCAGAAAGTCCCGTCAATGAGAGATATCACAG TCGTTCACCACCTCCGCGTGAGAGGTCTCGATCTTGA
- the LOC101263057 gene encoding serine/arginine-rich splicing factor RS41 isoform X3 encodes MTISDPVAAVEFLHTDFSFPFPPSPLIRGGVLGGFAFIYMEDERDADDAIRRLDRIEFGKKGRRLRVEWTKQDRGSRRPEISRKPAANTRPSKTLFVINFDPVHTQTRDIEKYFEPYGRISNVRIRKNFAFVQYESVDDASRALEATNMSKFMDRVISVEFAIRDDDDRRNGRSPDRRGRDMSPDRRGYDRRRSPSPYRRDRGSPDYGRGAPLNSRPQTRRSPEYGRAESPVNERYHSRSPPPRERSRS; translated from the exons ATGACCATCTCGGATCCAGTGGCAGCTGTTGAGTTCCTTCATACAGATTTTTCTTTCCCCTTCCCCCCTTCCCCCCTCATTCGTGGGGGGGTTTTGGGTG GATTTGCTTTCATTTATATGGAGGACGAGCGAGATGCTGATGATGCAATTAGAAGGCTTGACAGGATAGAGTTTGGTAAAAAGGGACGCAGGCTTCGTGTAGAATGGACTAAG CAGGATCGTGGTAGTAGGAGGCCTGAAATTTCCAGAAAACCTGCTGCGAATACTAGACCTTCAAAGACTTTATTTGTCATCAATTTTGATCCAGTTCATACTCAGACAAGGGACATAGAGAAGTATTTTGAACCATATGGTAGAATATCAAATGTTCGAATTAGAAAGAATTTCGCGTTTGTTCAGTATGAGTCAGTGGATGATGCTAGCAGAGCATTAGAAGCAACAAACATGAG CAAGTTCATGGATCGAGTTATTTCTGTGGAATTTGCAATTCGAGACGATGATGACAGGAGAAATGGTCGCAGTCCTGACAGGAGAGGCCGTGACATGTCGCCTGACAGAAGAGGTTATGATCGTCGGCGTTCCCCTAGCCCATATAGAAGGGATAGGGGTAGTCCTGACTATGGACGTGGAGCACCTCTAAACTCAAGGCCTCAGACCAGGAGAAGTCCTGAGTATGGTCGAGCAGAAAGTCCCGTCAATGAGAGATATCACAG TCGTTCACCACCTCCGCGTGAGAGGTCTCGATCTTGA
- the LOC101263057 gene encoding serine/arginine-rich splicing factor RS41 isoform X1 has protein sequence MRAIFCGNLEFDARQSDVERLFRRYGKVDRVDMKSGFAFIYMEDERDADDAIRRLDRIEFGKKGRRLRVEWTKQDRGSRRPEISRKPAANTRPSKTLFVINFDPVHTQTRDIEKYFEPYGRISNVRIRKNFAFVQYESVDDASRALEATNMSKFMDRVISVEFAIRDDDDRRNGRSPDRRGRDMSPDRRGYDRRRSPSPYRRDRGSPDYGRGAPLNSRPQTRRSPEYGRAESPVNERYHSRSPPPRERSRS, from the exons ATGAGGGCCATATTTTGTGGCAATCTGGAGTTTGACGCTCGCCAGTCAGATGTGGAGCGGCTTTTCAGAAGATATGGGAAGGTTGATAGGGTGGATATGAAATCTG GATTTGCTTTCATTTATATGGAGGACGAGCGAGATGCTGATGATGCAATTAGAAGGCTTGACAGGATAGAGTTTGGTAAAAAGGGACGCAGGCTTCGTGTAGAATGGACTAAG CAGGATCGTGGTAGTAGGAGGCCTGAAATTTCCAGAAAACCTGCTGCGAATACTAGACCTTCAAAGACTTTATTTGTCATCAATTTTGATCCAGTTCATACTCAGACAAGGGACATAGAGAAGTATTTTGAACCATATGGTAGAATATCAAATGTTCGAATTAGAAAGAATTTCGCGTTTGTTCAGTATGAGTCAGTGGATGATGCTAGCAGAGCATTAGAAGCAACAAACATGAG CAAGTTCATGGATCGAGTTATTTCTGTGGAATTTGCAATTCGAGACGATGATGACAGGAGAAATGGTCGCAGTCCTGACAGGAGAGGCCGTGACATGTCGCCTGACAGAAGAGGTTATGATCGTCGGCGTTCCCCTAGCCCATATAGAAGGGATAGGGGTAGTCCTGACTATGGACGTGGAGCACCTCTAAACTCAAGGCCTCAGACCAGGAGAAGTCCTGAGTATGGTCGAGCAGAAAGTCCCGTCAATGAGAGATATCACAG TCGTTCACCACCTCCGCGTGAGAGGTCTCGATCTTGA
- the LOC101263057 gene encoding serine/arginine-rich splicing factor RS41 isoform X2 has protein sequence MRAIFCGNLEFDARQSDVERLFRRYGKVDRVDMKSGFAFIYMEDERDADDAIRRLDRIEFGKKGRRLRVEWTKDRGSRRPEISRKPAANTRPSKTLFVINFDPVHTQTRDIEKYFEPYGRISNVRIRKNFAFVQYESVDDASRALEATNMSKFMDRVISVEFAIRDDDDRRNGRSPDRRGRDMSPDRRGYDRRRSPSPYRRDRGSPDYGRGAPLNSRPQTRRSPEYGRAESPVNERYHSRSPPPRERSRS, from the exons ATGAGGGCCATATTTTGTGGCAATCTGGAGTTTGACGCTCGCCAGTCAGATGTGGAGCGGCTTTTCAGAAGATATGGGAAGGTTGATAGGGTGGATATGAAATCTG GATTTGCTTTCATTTATATGGAGGACGAGCGAGATGCTGATGATGCAATTAGAAGGCTTGACAGGATAGAGTTTGGTAAAAAGGGACGCAGGCTTCGTGTAGAATGGACTAAG GATCGTGGTAGTAGGAGGCCTGAAATTTCCAGAAAACCTGCTGCGAATACTAGACCTTCAAAGACTTTATTTGTCATCAATTTTGATCCAGTTCATACTCAGACAAGGGACATAGAGAAGTATTTTGAACCATATGGTAGAATATCAAATGTTCGAATTAGAAAGAATTTCGCGTTTGTTCAGTATGAGTCAGTGGATGATGCTAGCAGAGCATTAGAAGCAACAAACATGAG CAAGTTCATGGATCGAGTTATTTCTGTGGAATTTGCAATTCGAGACGATGATGACAGGAGAAATGGTCGCAGTCCTGACAGGAGAGGCCGTGACATGTCGCCTGACAGAAGAGGTTATGATCGTCGGCGTTCCCCTAGCCCATATAGAAGGGATAGGGGTAGTCCTGACTATGGACGTGGAGCACCTCTAAACTCAAGGCCTCAGACCAGGAGAAGTCCTGAGTATGGTCGAGCAGAAAGTCCCGTCAATGAGAGATATCACAG TCGTTCACCACCTCCGCGTGAGAGGTCTCGATCTTGA